A genomic stretch from Mesomycoplasma neurolyticum includes:
- the tilS gene encoding tRNA lysidine(34) synthetase TilS, with protein MQKIEEKKLLLAVSGGPDSIFMLEKFKHKNIVVAHVNYNKRIDSDIDQKIVENFCRKWNIKLFILKISKTFKIYNNFQNEARKIRFNFFRKIYQKEKCDFLLLAHNKDDFFETAIMQKQKNKIVNYWGIKKNIHIWNMNVYRPFLEKYWKENIEKYLLKNNINFAIDSSNNTNKYQRNKIRIFYKKKKLCKFFYFYKFMFLNIFLKHKEKQNQKKYLRWEMKNFSINYFKKEKKQLTLLFYTLNKKFNDLNLTRQKLLSILQFIFSKNPSSEYKLKKDFYLVKKNKKLEFKTTIFSG; from the coding sequence ATGCAAAAAATAGAAGAAAAAAAGTTACTGTTAGCAGTTAGTGGGGGACCTGATTCCATTTTTATGTTGGAAAAATTTAAACATAAAAATATAGTAGTGGCTCATGTTAATTACAACAAAAGAATTGATAGTGATATTGACCAAAAAATAGTTGAAAATTTTTGTAGAAAATGAAATATTAAACTTTTTATTTTAAAAATTTCTAAAACTTTCAAAATTTATAATAATTTCCAAAATGAAGCTAGAAAAATTCGTTTTAATTTTTTTAGAAAAATTTATCAAAAAGAAAAATGTGATTTTCTTTTACTTGCGCATAATAAAGATGATTTTTTTGAAACAGCAATAATGCAAAAACAAAAAAATAAAATAGTAAATTATTGAGGAATTAAAAAAAACATCCATATTTGGAACATGAATGTTTATCGACCGTTTTTAGAAAAATATTGAAAAGAAAATATTGAGAAATATTTGCTAAAAAATAATATTAACTTCGCTATTGATTCATCTAATAACACAAATAAATATCAAAGAAATAAAATTAGAATTTTTTATAAAAAGAAAAAATTATGCAAATTTTTTTATTTTTATAAGTTTATGTTTTTAAATATTTTTCTTAAACACAAAGAAAAACAAAATCAAAAAAAATATTTAAGATGAGAAATGAAAAATTTTTCCATTAATTATTTTAAAAAAGAAAAAAAACAATTAACATTATTGTTTTATACTTTAAACAAAAAATTCAATGATTTGAATTTAACAAGACAAAAACTACTTTCAATTTTACAATTTATATTTTCTAAAAACCCTAGCAGTGAATATAAATTAAAAAAAGATTTTTATTTAGTTAAAAAAAACAAAAAATTAGAATTTAAAACCACCATATTTTCCGGATAA
- the pth gene encoding aminoacyl-tRNA hydrolase: MKLIVGLGNPGEEYKFTRHNVGFLVIDQIAKELNLGFKNHKSKALIAKGDDFIIVKPQNYMNNSGEVVKDIVDFYKIYVDDILIILDDINIDFGKAVIKNNGSAGGQKGMQNIIDELKTKDIKRMKIGISRPMHSSQVKNYVLSNFTQEEKKLISAVIEEAALAAIEFISNDIRFVIEKFNAKNRRKKVTVSS; the protein is encoded by the coding sequence ATGAAATTAATAGTAGGATTAGGAAACCCTGGTGAAGAATACAAATTCACAAGACATAATGTTGGGTTTTTGGTCATAGATCAAATAGCAAAAGAATTAAATCTTGGATTTAAAAATCATAAATCAAAAGCATTAATAGCAAAAGGTGATGATTTCATTATTGTAAAACCTCAAAATTATATGAATAATTCAGGTGAAGTTGTAAAAGATATTGTAGATTTTTATAAAATTTATGTTGATGATATTTTAATTATTTTGGATGACATTAATATAGATTTTGGTAAGGCTGTTATTAAAAATAATGGCTCAGCTGGTGGACAAAAAGGTATGCAAAATATAATAGATGAATTAAAAACAAAAGATATTAAAAGAATGAAAATAGGTATTTCACGCCCAATGCATTCATCACAAGTTAAAAATTATGTTTTGAGCAATTTTACACAAGAAGAAAAAAAACTCATAAGCGCAGTTATAGAAGAAGCTGCTTTAGCAGCTATTGAATTTATTTCAAATGATATAAGATTTGTTATTGAAAAATTTAATGCAAAAAATAGAAGAAAAAAAGTTACTGTTAGCAGTTAG
- a CDS encoding ATP-dependent DNA helicase has translation MLLIKGKVKYLIWASENKNFFIYIFESIENEKYKIKTNIELLLNKSYELTLNKVNHIKYGESWEVIEQKIIDPENKKDIIQYFSSNLFNKIGKKIAEKIYDKWGDNSIKILKKEPDKIFEISSIINIKKAQIIFDTLNIFSLEFTIKDFFILNSISINFYNKINTFINIVDEWENIKINPFLILEKFYDDFTFDEIDKLALAIGIKENDINRIIFLILDKISKNILNNSDTFFTKNDIPLIYNLITKNIFISKDEFFNIWKLMFRNKYLIFLQDKNAYSPFFLFEKEKFIVEQLIKVSETKENIKAEILSEHLDKQQQKAVKIALKNSLSIITGAPGTGKSEILKYIYWNINQKYNQDKIAVLTPTGKAAIRLKEKANFQVKTIHSFLQSEKINEQYVIKNPIKKNINVLIIDEFSMVDLKLFFNLLESINIWNLKKIILIGDQNQLPSISFGELLRDFINSNFFQVIFLEKNYRQKDKLGIIDDALKVNKQMMPLFNTKESNFIEIKEKKFYSQLDKIFNEILKEYEIKDIIILSANYKGEVGIEKINEHIQKKFFKKKDNYFLINNKRFYIGDRVIQIENNIENNVMNGEIGYIENIAIYKDKIQFIHVKFENDKNVKYTEFAFKQYLNLAYCISIHKFQGSESKVVILSIFSQFTFILNKKLIYTGMTRAQSLLKVIGNKEIFYNAIQKDNSAKNTNIIYFFEKNNLANK, from the coding sequence ATGTTATTAATTAAAGGTAAAGTTAAATATTTGATTTGAGCAAGTGAAAATAAAAATTTTTTCATTTACATTTTTGAAAGCATCGAAAATGAAAAATATAAAATAAAAACTAATATTGAACTTTTGCTAAATAAAAGTTATGAGTTAACTTTAAACAAAGTAAACCATATAAAATATGGCGAATCTTGAGAAGTGATAGAACAAAAAATTATTGATCCAGAAAATAAAAAAGATATTATTCAATATTTTTCATCTAATTTATTTAACAAAATAGGAAAAAAAATTGCTGAAAAAATTTATGATAAATGAGGTGATAACTCTATTAAAATTTTAAAAAAAGAACCTGATAAAATTTTTGAAATAAGCTCAATTATCAACATTAAAAAAGCTCAAATTATTTTTGATACTTTAAATATTTTTTCTTTAGAATTTACAATCAAAGATTTTTTTATTTTAAATAGTATTTCAATAAATTTTTACAACAAAATTAATACATTTATAAATATTGTTGATGAATGAGAAAATATTAAAATTAATCCTTTTTTAATTTTAGAAAAATTCTATGATGATTTTACATTTGATGAAATTGATAAGCTAGCTTTAGCTATTGGTATAAAAGAAAATGATATAAATAGAATAATATTTTTGATTTTAGATAAAATAAGCAAAAATATTTTAAATAACAGTGATACTTTTTTTACTAAAAATGATATACCTCTTATTTATAATTTAATTACTAAAAACATTTTTATTTCAAAAGATGAATTTTTCAATATTTGAAAATTAATGTTTAGAAACAAATATCTCATTTTTTTACAAGATAAAAATGCATACTCACCTTTTTTCTTGTTTGAAAAAGAAAAATTTATAGTTGAACAATTAATTAAAGTCAGTGAAACAAAAGAAAATATTAAAGCAGAAATTTTATCTGAACATTTAGATAAACAACAACAAAAAGCAGTTAAAATTGCACTAAAAAATAGTTTATCTATTATCACAGGAGCGCCTGGAACAGGAAAGTCTGAAATTTTAAAATATATTTATTGAAATATAAATCAAAAATATAATCAAGATAAAATAGCTGTATTAACTCCTACAGGAAAAGCAGCTATAAGACTGAAGGAAAAAGCAAATTTTCAAGTTAAAACAATTCATTCATTTTTACAAAGTGAAAAAATAAATGAACAATATGTAATAAAAAATCCAATTAAAAAAAATATAAATGTTTTAATAATTGATGAATTTTCAATGGTGGATTTAAAATTATTTTTTAATTTACTTGAGTCAATAAATATTTGAAATTTAAAAAAAATTATTTTAATTGGGGATCAAAATCAATTACCTTCAATAAGTTTTGGTGAATTATTACGTGATTTTATTAATTCTAATTTTTTTCAAGTTATTTTTCTTGAAAAAAATTATCGACAAAAAGATAAATTAGGAATAATTGATGATGCACTAAAAGTAAACAAGCAAATGATGCCTTTATTCAATACAAAAGAATCAAATTTTATTGAAATAAAAGAGAAGAAATTTTATTCTCAATTAGATAAAATTTTTAATGAAATTTTAAAAGAATATGAAATTAAAGATATTATTATTTTATCAGCAAATTATAAAGGTGAAGTAGGTATTGAAAAAATAAATGAACATATTCAAAAAAAATTTTTCAAAAAAAAAGACAATTATTTTTTAATTAATAACAAAAGATTTTATATAGGTGATAGAGTTATTCAAATTGAAAACAATATTGAAAACAATGTTATGAATGGTGAAATTGGATATATTGAAAATATTGCAATTTATAAAGATAAAATTCAATTTATTCATGTAAAATTTGAAAATGATAAAAATGTTAAATACACAGAATTTGCTTTTAAGCAATACTTAAATTTAGCATATTGTATATCAATACATAAATTTCAAGGTTCAGAGTCGAAAGTTGTAATTTTATCTATTTTTAGCCAATTTACTTTCATTTTAAATAAAAAACTTATTTATACAGGGATGACAAGAGCTCAATCATTATTGAAAGTTATCGGCAATAAAGAAATTTTTTACAATGCTATTCAAAAGGATAATAGTGCTAAAAATACAAATATTATTTATTTCTTTGAAAAAAATAATTTAGCAAATAAATAA
- the serS gene encoding serine--tRNA ligase, with protein MLYSKYILENKQKVIEKLKTRNFDTSIVEKIFEILKNKNSIMTEVQNLENQRNRISAMIGKFVREKKDTSELKNNVLTINKTINDLNTTLNNLNVEFNSLNYLIPNLPDDSVPIGNSEDDNVILETFDQLGRKLVKAQKPHYEIGVELDILDFKRAVKMSGSRFAIFKNEGSQLVRALISFMLDNHIANDYVEITTQTLVSTNTMYGTGQLPKFHEDLFKIENYDLWLIPTAEVTLTNFHNDEILDLSKPKKYVGYTKCFRAESGSGGKDTKGLIRSHEFHKVELVKITNANDAEEEFNKTVKDAENILQKLEIPYRKILLSTGDLGFSSKKTIDLELWLPSEQRFREVSSISYFGDFQARRAKIRYKENNKNHYAHTINGSGLAIDRVFAAILEQYQNENGTITIPKVLVPYMNNKKEIK; from the coding sequence ATGTTATATTCAAAATATATATTAGAAAATAAGCAAAAAGTAATTGAAAAATTAAAAACTAGAAATTTTGATACTTCAATTGTTGAAAAGATTTTTGAAATACTTAAAAATAAAAATTCAATAATGACAGAAGTTCAAAATTTAGAAAATCAAAGAAATCGAATATCAGCAATGATTGGTAAATTTGTACGGGAAAAAAAAGATACAAGTGAATTAAAAAATAATGTTTTAACTATTAATAAAACAATAAATGATTTAAATACAACACTTAATAATTTGAATGTTGAATTTAATTCTTTAAATTATTTAATTCCTAATTTACCAGATGATTCTGTCCCTATTGGTAATTCTGAAGATGATAATGTGATTTTAGAGACTTTTGATCAATTAGGTAGAAAATTAGTTAAAGCACAAAAACCTCATTATGAAATTGGTGTTGAATTAGATATTTTAGATTTTAAAAGAGCTGTTAAAATGTCGGGGTCAAGATTTGCAATTTTCAAAAATGAAGGTTCACAACTAGTGAGGGCTTTAATTTCATTTATGTTGGATAATCATATTGCAAATGATTATGTTGAAATCACAACACAAACATTGGTTAGTACAAATACAATGTATGGAACAGGTCAATTACCTAAATTTCATGAAGATTTATTTAAAATTGAAAATTATGATTTGTGACTTATTCCTACAGCCGAAGTAACACTCACTAACTTTCATAATGATGAAATTTTAGATTTATCAAAACCAAAAAAATATGTTGGTTATACAAAATGTTTTAGAGCAGAAAGTGGTAGCGGTGGAAAAGACACAAAAGGGCTAATAAGGTCACATGAATTTCACAAAGTAGAATTAGTAAAAATTACAAATGCTAATGATGCTGAAGAAGAATTTAATAAAACAGTTAAAGATGCTGAAAACATCTTGCAAAAATTAGAAATTCCTTATAGAAAAATTTTATTATCTACAGGCGATTTAGGTTTTTCATCTAAAAAAACAATTGATCTTGAGCTTTGATTGCCATCAGAACAAAGATTTAGAGAAGTATCTTCTATATCTTATTTTGGTGATTTTCAAGCAAGAAGAGCCAAAATAAGATATAAAGAAAATAACAAAAATCACTATGCACACACGATAAATGGTTCAGGTTTAGCTATCGATAGAGTATTTGCTGCAATATTAGAACAATATCAAAATGAAAATGGAACAATTACAATTCCAAAAGTTTTAGTTCCTTATATGAATAATAAAAAAGAAATTAAATAA
- a CDS encoding type I phosphomannose isomerase catalytic subunit, producing MDKIIFLKPFLKSVLWGGDNLRKLYKTEQKNIGEAWLISAIENYESTIINKDYKNIKLNDFFKQNKEFFLNYKGEYPNLTKFIDTKDNLSIQVHPDDEMAREQHNSFGKDECWYVLDHPSEKSVIGLKKGRKSRIINDLRNNKIKKWLKFDFLMKDDFLYIPAGMVHGLAKNMFVYELQQSSDITYRIYDYDRVDLNGEGRQLHIKEAIKAIKTDINEEPIIVLTEDLIQNKYFNLNRFVISSPKAISLEDNKWAEVVVVEGNGFVNDMPIKKGSAFLVSGLLKEFKVKGSLTIMVNFVK from the coding sequence ATGGACAAAATAATATTTTTAAAACCTTTTTTAAAAAGTGTTTTATGAGGTGGAGATAATTTAAGAAAGCTTTATAAAACAGAACAAAAAAACATAGGTGAAGCTTGATTAATTTCAGCTATAGAAAACTATGAATCCACAATTATTAATAAAGATTACAAAAATATAAAACTAAATGATTTTTTTAAACAAAATAAAGAATTTTTTCTTAATTATAAAGGGGAATATCCTAATTTAACTAAATTTATTGACACGAAAGATAACCTTAGTATTCAAGTACATCCAGATGATGAAATGGCTAGAGAACAACATAATTCTTTTGGTAAAGATGAGTGTTGATATGTTTTAGACCATCCATCTGAAAAATCTGTAATAGGTCTTAAAAAAGGTAGAAAATCAAGAATAATAAATGATTTAAGAAATAATAAAATTAAAAAATGATTAAAATTTGATTTTTTAATGAAAGATGATTTTTTATATATTCCAGCAGGTATGGTTCATGGTTTAGCAAAAAATATGTTTGTTTATGAATTACAACAATCAAGTGATATTACATATAGAATATATGATTATGATAGAGTTGATTTAAATGGAGAAGGAAGACAATTACACATAAAAGAGGCTATAAAAGCAATTAAAACTGACATAAATGAAGAGCCAATAATAGTTTTAACTGAGGATTTAATTCAAAATAAATATTTTAATTTAAATCGATTTGTAATTTCTTCACCAAAAGCAATATCATTAGAAGATAATAAATGAGCTGAAGTTGTTGTTGTAGAAGGAAATGGTTTTGTTAATGACATGCCAATAAAAAAAGGTAGTGCTTTTTTAGTAAGCGGTTTACTAAAAGAATTTAAAGTTAAAGGTTCATTAACTATTATGGTTAACTTTGTGAAATAA
- the metK gene encoding methionine adenosyltransferase, protein MKKLFTSESVGRGHPDKICDQISDKILDAFLKKDPDSRVACEVMASNRLIIIAGEIKTKGYVDVVKEAWSVVKKIGYNENDFTIISNINTQSSEISQGVDQSNDVIGAGDQGIIFGFATNETENYMPLAYSITTDLIKTADQLIKNKKFKWAKYDMKSQVTIDYSEEKPKIDTVLMSIQHHENYNKKEFYNFLTNKIIKPVASKYNMNNDFEILINPTGKFTIGGPIGDTGLTGRKIIVDTYGGYAKHGGGAFSGKDYTKVDRSAAYAARWVAKNLVAAKIADKIEIQLSYAIGVAKPISISVNSFNTSKYSEEQILKVINKLFDLSPNGIIKALNLKEPIYSYTSIFGHFGTNPHEFTWEKLNKVNEIKAEIAKFNKVN, encoded by the coding sequence ATGAAAAAGTTATTTACAAGCGAAAGTGTTGGAAGAGGGCATCCAGATAAAATATGTGATCAAATTAGTGACAAAATATTAGATGCTTTCCTTAAAAAAGATCCAGATTCTCGTGTTGCATGTGAAGTTATGGCATCTAATCGTCTAATCATTATTGCTGGAGAAATTAAAACAAAGGGTTATGTTGATGTTGTAAAAGAAGCTTGAAGTGTTGTTAAAAAAATAGGATACAATGAAAATGATTTTACTATTATTTCTAATATAAACACTCAAAGCTCAGAGATAAGTCAAGGTGTTGATCAATCTAATGATGTTATTGGGGCTGGAGATCAAGGAATAATTTTTGGTTTTGCAACTAATGAAACTGAAAATTACATGCCACTTGCATACAGCATTACAACAGATTTAATTAAAACTGCAGATCAATTAATAAAAAATAAAAAATTTAAATGAGCTAAATATGATATGAAAAGCCAAGTTACTATTGACTACAGTGAAGAAAAACCAAAAATTGACACTGTTTTAATGTCAATTCAACATCATGAAAATTATAATAAAAAAGAATTTTATAATTTTTTAACTAATAAAATTATAAAACCTGTTGCATCTAAATATAATATGAATAATGATTTTGAAATTTTAATTAATCCAACAGGTAAATTTACAATTGGAGGACCTATTGGGGATACAGGACTTACAGGTAGAAAAATTATTGTAGATACTTATGGCGGTTATGCAAAACACGGTGGTGGGGCTTTTAGTGGAAAAGATTATACCAAAGTTGATAGAAGTGCTGCATATGCTGCAAGATGAGTAGCAAAAAATTTAGTTGCTGCAAAAATTGCTGACAAAATAGAGATTCAACTTTCTTATGCTATTGGAGTTGCTAAACCTATATCTATTAGTGTGAACAGTTTTAACACATCTAAATATTCAGAAGAACAAATTTTAAAGGTTATAAATAAACTTTTTGATCTTTCTCCAAATGGTATTATTAAAGCCTTAAATTTAAAAGAACCTATTTATTCCTATACATCTATTTTTGGTCATTTCGGAACAAACCCTCATGAATTCACTTGAGAAAAATTAAACAAAGTTAATGAAATAAAAGCTGAAATTGCTAAATTTAATAAAGTAAATTAA
- a CDS encoding phosphotransferase family protein, with protein MNIKSIKELLPKKIYEKLSDIQLFYEGFHNKTYLANYGDEKVQIRVAINKIAQHKDEIEYIKNDYDYIYFTDEILVKKWYEGHILNEKNLTKKDCYVILDKMKKVWENKGNYTKMNWFYYTIDDVKYKKIVEKYKDDFNDTIHGDIRAKNIIHTYNNDFILIDFEWVRKGSKYFDICSFLKFSKLSKQEVIDYLKLDKEKLEDYIYITNLFNKNAYYQVYDKLKDFYIGEIKNKK; from the coding sequence ATGAATATAAAATCAATTAAAGAATTGTTGCCAAAAAAAATTTATGAAAAATTGAGTGATATACAACTCTTTTATGAGGGATTTCATAATAAAACATATTTAGCAAATTACGGAGATGAAAAGGTCCAAATTAGAGTGGCAATTAACAAAATAGCACAACACAAAGATGAGATAGAATACATTAAAAATGATTATGATTACATTTATTTTACAGATGAGATTTTAGTCAAAAAATGATATGAAGGTCATATTTTGAATGAAAAAAATTTAACTAAAAAAGATTGTTATGTTATTTTGGATAAAATGAAAAAAGTTTGAGAAAACAAAGGCAACTACACAAAGATGAATTGATTTTATTATACAATTGATGATGTTAAATACAAAAAAATTGTAGAAAAATACAAAGATGATTTTAATGATACAATACATGGTGATATAAGAGCAAAAAACATCATTCATACATATAACAATGATTTTATTTTGATTGATTTTGAATGAGTGAGAAAAGGCTCGAAATATTTTGATATTTGTTCTTTTTTAAAATTTTCTAAATTAAGTAAACAAGAAGTTATTGATTATTTAAAATTAGATAAAGAAAAATTGGAAGATTATATTTATATAACGAATCTTTTTAATAAAAATGCCTATTATCAAGTTTATGATAAATTAAAAGATTTTTACATAGGTGAAATAAAAAATAAGAAATAA
- the rplK gene encoding 50S ribosomal protein L11, whose translation MAKEIVRVAKLQFNAGQAKPGPALAGLGIVMPEFTRQFNDQTRDRGSEPVPVAITIYKDKSFDFKLFTSPASYMIKKAAKIESGSSNAKTKIVATITLEQLKEIAQYKLVDLNTDSLDKAMRIVAGTAKNMGVLIEGWDDIVAAEKEAKRKAIENAKLEKNAAKLKEDEKLAAEKKEFVEAEVITKKIERAEEE comes from the coding sequence ATGGCAAAAGAAATAGTTCGTGTTGCTAAATTACAGTTTAATGCAGGACAAGCTAAACCTGGTCCAGCATTGGCAGGTTTAGGTATTGTTATGCCTGAATTTACAAGACAATTTAATGACCAAACAAGAGATAGAGGTTCTGAACCTGTTCCTGTTGCTATCACAATTTACAAAGATAAATCATTTGATTTTAAATTATTTACATCACCGGCTTCATACATGATTAAAAAGGCTGCGAAAATTGAAAGCGGTTCTTCAAATGCAAAAACTAAAATTGTTGCAACTATAACATTGGAACAACTAAAGGAAATAGCACAATACAAACTAGTTGATTTAAACACTGATTCATTAGATAAAGCAATGAGAATTGTTGCTGGAACAGCTAAAAATATGGGTGTTTTAATTGAAGGATGAGATGATATTGTAGCTGCTGAAAAAGAAGCTAAAAGAAAAGCAATTGAAAATGCTAAATTAGAAAAAAATGCTGCTAAATTAAAAGAAGATGAAAAATTAGCTGCTGAGAAAAAAGAATTTGTTGAAGCAGAAGTTATAACTAAAAAAATAGAAAGAGCTGAAGAAGAATAA